From one Neofelis nebulosa isolate mNeoNeb1 chromosome 4, mNeoNeb1.pri, whole genome shotgun sequence genomic stretch:
- the NACC1 gene encoding nucleus accumbens-associated protein 1 isoform X1 produces MAQTLQMEIPNFGNSILECLNEQRLQGLYCDVSVVVKGHAFKAHRAVLAASSSYFRDLFNSSRSAVVELPAAVQPQSFQRILSFCYTGRLSMNVGDQFLLMYTAGFLQIQEIMEKGTEFFLKVSSPSCDSQGLHAEEAPSSEPQSPVAQTSSWPACGTPLPLVSRVKTEQQESDSVQCTPVAKRLWDSGGSGGGNGSRKMAKFSTPDLAANRPPQQAPVVAAAQPAGVAVAAAAAAAAAGAGTGQPAGGAAAAAAAAGGVVSGPSTSERTSPGTSSAYTSDSPGSYHNEEDEEEDAGEEGTDEQYRQICNMYTMYSMMNVGQTAEKVEALPEQVAPESRNRIRVRQDLASLPAELINQIGNRCHPKLYDEGDPSEKLELVTGTNVYITRAQLMNCHVSAGTRHKVLLRRLLASFFDRNTLANSCGTGIRSSSNNPSRKPLDSRVLHAVKYYCQNFAPNFKESEMNAIAADMCTNARRVVRKSWIPKLKVLMAEGDAYTTFISDTGKIEPDMMGVEHSFETASHDGEAGPSAEALQTDRPPCPCEVPTPSPPWADPPLPGPVSEIAH; encoded by the exons ATGGCCCAGACCCTGCAGATGGAGATCCCGAACTTCGGCAACAGCATTCTGGAGTGTCTGAACGAGCAGCGGCTGCAGGGCCTGTACTGTGACGTGTCCGTGGTGGTCAAGGGCCACGCCTTTAAGGCCCACCGGGCCGTGCTGGCCGCCAGCAGCTCCTACTTCCGGGACCTGTTCAACAGCAGCCGGAGCGCGGTGGTGGAGCTGCCGGCTGCCGTGCAGCCCCAGTCCTTCCAGCGGATCCTCAGCTTCTGCTACACAGGCCGGCTGAGCATGAACGTGGGGGACCAGTTCCTGCTCATGTACACGGCCGGCTTCCTGCAGATCCAGGAGATCATGGAGAAGGGCACCGAGTTCTTCCTCAAGGTGAGCTCCCCCAGCTGCGACTCCCAGGGCCTGCACGCTGAGGAGGCCCCGTCGTCCGAGCCCCAGAGCCCCGTGGCCCAGACGTCGAGCTGGCCGGCCTGTGGCACCCCGCTGCCCCTCGTGTCCCGCGTCAAGACGGAGCAGCAGGAGTCGGACTCCGTGCAGTGCACACCCGTGGCCAAGCGGCTGTGGGACAGCGGCGGCAGTGGCGGTGGCAACGGCAGCCGCAAGATGGCCAAGTTCTCCACGCCAGACCTGGCTGCCAACCGGCCGCCCCAGCAGGCCCCGGTGGTGGCGGCGGCACAGCCCGCCGGGGTGGccgtggcggcggcggcggcggcggcggcggcgggggccggCACCGGGCAACCTGCTGGGGGGGCGGcagccgcggcggcggcggcagggggCGTGGTGAGCGGGCCCAGCACGTCAGAGCGGACCAGCCCAGGCACCTCGAGTGCCTATACCAGCGACAGCCCCGGCTCCTACCACAacgaggaggatgaggaggaggatgcGGGCGAGGAGGGCACGGACGAGCAGTACCGGCAGATCTGCAACATGTACACCATGTACAGCATGATGAACGTCGGCCAGACAG CCGAGAAGGTGGAGGCCCTCCCTGAGCAGGTGGCCCCCGAGTCTCGGAATCGCATCCGGGTGCGGCAAGACCTGGCGTCTCTCCCGGCCGAGCTCATCAACCAGATCGGCAACCGCTGCCACCCCAAGCTCTACGACGAGGGGGACCCCTCCGAGAAGCTGGAGCTGGTGACAG GCACCAATGTGTACATCACGAGGGCACAGCTCATGAACTGCCACGTCAGCGCGGGCACGCGGCACAAGGTCCTGCTGCGGCGCCTCCTGGCCTCCTTCTTTGACCG GAACACGCTGGCCAACAGCTGTGGCACCGGCATCCGCTCTTCCTCCAACAACCCCAGCCGCAAACCGCTGGACAGTCGCGTCCTTCACGCTGTCAAGT ACTACTGCCAGAACTTTGCTCCCAACTTCAAGGAGAGTGAGATGAACGCCATCGCAGCTGACATGTGCACCAACGCCCGCCGCGTCGTGCGGAAAAGCTGGATTCCCAAGCTCAAGGTGCTCATGGCGGAGGGCGATGCCTACACCACCTTCATCAGCGACACGGGCAAGATCGAGCCGGACATGATGGGCGTGGAGCACAGCTTCGAGACGGCCAGCCACGACGGCGAGGCCGGCCCCTCGGCCGAGGCCCTCCA GACAGACCGCCCGCCCTGTCCGTGTGAAGTGCCAACGCCCTCCCCGCCCTGGGCCGACCCCCCACTCCCCGGGCCCGTAAGTGAGATTGCACATTAA
- the STX10 gene encoding syntaxin-10 isoform X2 encodes MSLEDPFFVVRGEVQKAVNTARGLYQRWCELLQEDAAVGREELDWTTNELRNGLRSIEWDLEDLEETIDILGANPGKFKLPAGDLQERKVFVERMREAVQDMKDHMVSPAAIAFMERNKREMLTGKPAAPKSSSDLLDASMTAATSRYIEEQQATQQLIMDQQNQQLEMVSGSIRVLKHMSGRVGEELDEQGVMLDAFAHEMDHTQSRMDGVLRKMAKVSHMTNDRRQWCAIVVLLGVLLLVLILLFSL; translated from the exons ATGTCTCTCGAGGACCCATTTTTTGTTGTCCGAGG CGAGGTGCAGAAGGCGGTGAACACCGCCCGCGGGCTGTACCAGCGCTGGTGCGAGCTCCTGCAAGAGGACGCGGCGGTCGGACGCGAGGAGCTGGACTGGACGACCAATGAACTGCGGAATGGCCTGCGCAGCATCGAGTGGGACCTCGAGGACCTGGAGGAGACCATCGATATCCTGGGGG CCAACCCGGGAAAGTTCAAGCTCCCAGCCGGAGACCTGCAGGAGAGAAAGGTGTTCGTGGAGCGGATGCGGGAGGCAGTCCAG GATATGAAGGACCATATGGTCAGCCCGGCAGCCATAGCCTTTATGGAGAGGAATAAGAGAGAG ATGCTGACAGGCAAGCCAGCCGCCCCAAAGTCATCCAGCGACCTGCTGGACGCCAGCATGACCGCAGCCACCTCTCGTTACATTGAGGAGCAGCAGGCCACACAGCAG CTGATCATGGACCAACAGAATCAACAGCTGGAAATGGTGTCCGGGAGCATCCGGGTTCTGAAGCACATGTCTGGCCGTGTTGGGGAGGAGCTGGATGAGCAGGGCGT CATGCTGGATGCCTTTGCTCACGAGATGGACCACACCCAGTCCCGGATGGATGGGGTCCTCAGGAAGATGGCCAAAGTATCCCACATGACGAACG ATCGCCGGCAGTGGTGTGCCATCGTCGTGCTGCTGGGGGTGCTTCTTCTGGTTCTCATCCTGCTCTTCTCCCTCTGA
- the NACC1 gene encoding nucleus accumbens-associated protein 1 isoform X2 — MAQTLQMEIPNFGNSILECLNEQRLQGLYCDVSVVVKGHAFKAHRAVLAASSSYFRDLFNSSRSAVVELPAAVQPQSFQRILSFCYTGRLSMNVGDQFLLMYTAGFLQIQEIMEKGTEFFLKVSSPSCDSQGLHAEEAPSSEPQSPVAQTSSWPACGTPLPLVSRVKTEQQESDSVQCTPVAKRLWDSGGSGGGNGSRKMAKFSTPDLAANRPPQQAPVVAAAQPAGVAVAAAAAAAAAGAGTGQPAGGAAAAAAAAGGVVSGPSTSERTSPGTSSAYTSDSPGSYHNEEDEEEDAGEEGTDEQYRQICNMYTMYSMMNVGQTAEKVEALPEQVAPESRNRIRVRQDLASLPAELINQIGNRCHPKLYDEGDPSEKLELVTGTNVYITRAQLMNCHVSAGTRHKVLLRRLLASFFDRNTLANSCGTGIRSSSNNPSRKPLDSRVLHAVKYYCQNFAPNFKESEMNAIAADMCTNARRVVRKSWIPKLKVLMAEGDAYTTFISDTGKIEPDMMGVEHSFETASHDGEAGPSAEALQ; from the exons ATGGCCCAGACCCTGCAGATGGAGATCCCGAACTTCGGCAACAGCATTCTGGAGTGTCTGAACGAGCAGCGGCTGCAGGGCCTGTACTGTGACGTGTCCGTGGTGGTCAAGGGCCACGCCTTTAAGGCCCACCGGGCCGTGCTGGCCGCCAGCAGCTCCTACTTCCGGGACCTGTTCAACAGCAGCCGGAGCGCGGTGGTGGAGCTGCCGGCTGCCGTGCAGCCCCAGTCCTTCCAGCGGATCCTCAGCTTCTGCTACACAGGCCGGCTGAGCATGAACGTGGGGGACCAGTTCCTGCTCATGTACACGGCCGGCTTCCTGCAGATCCAGGAGATCATGGAGAAGGGCACCGAGTTCTTCCTCAAGGTGAGCTCCCCCAGCTGCGACTCCCAGGGCCTGCACGCTGAGGAGGCCCCGTCGTCCGAGCCCCAGAGCCCCGTGGCCCAGACGTCGAGCTGGCCGGCCTGTGGCACCCCGCTGCCCCTCGTGTCCCGCGTCAAGACGGAGCAGCAGGAGTCGGACTCCGTGCAGTGCACACCCGTGGCCAAGCGGCTGTGGGACAGCGGCGGCAGTGGCGGTGGCAACGGCAGCCGCAAGATGGCCAAGTTCTCCACGCCAGACCTGGCTGCCAACCGGCCGCCCCAGCAGGCCCCGGTGGTGGCGGCGGCACAGCCCGCCGGGGTGGccgtggcggcggcggcggcggcggcggcggcgggggccggCACCGGGCAACCTGCTGGGGGGGCGGcagccgcggcggcggcggcagggggCGTGGTGAGCGGGCCCAGCACGTCAGAGCGGACCAGCCCAGGCACCTCGAGTGCCTATACCAGCGACAGCCCCGGCTCCTACCACAacgaggaggatgaggaggaggatgcGGGCGAGGAGGGCACGGACGAGCAGTACCGGCAGATCTGCAACATGTACACCATGTACAGCATGATGAACGTCGGCCAGACAG CCGAGAAGGTGGAGGCCCTCCCTGAGCAGGTGGCCCCCGAGTCTCGGAATCGCATCCGGGTGCGGCAAGACCTGGCGTCTCTCCCGGCCGAGCTCATCAACCAGATCGGCAACCGCTGCCACCCCAAGCTCTACGACGAGGGGGACCCCTCCGAGAAGCTGGAGCTGGTGACAG GCACCAATGTGTACATCACGAGGGCACAGCTCATGAACTGCCACGTCAGCGCGGGCACGCGGCACAAGGTCCTGCTGCGGCGCCTCCTGGCCTCCTTCTTTGACCG GAACACGCTGGCCAACAGCTGTGGCACCGGCATCCGCTCTTCCTCCAACAACCCCAGCCGCAAACCGCTGGACAGTCGCGTCCTTCACGCTGTCAAGT ACTACTGCCAGAACTTTGCTCCCAACTTCAAGGAGAGTGAGATGAACGCCATCGCAGCTGACATGTGCACCAACGCCCGCCGCGTCGTGCGGAAAAGCTGGATTCCCAAGCTCAAGGTGCTCATGGCGGAGGGCGATGCCTACACCACCTTCATCAGCGACACGGGCAAGATCGAGCCGGACATGATGGGCGTGGAGCACAGCTTCGAGACGGCCAGCCACGACGGCGAGGCCGGCCCCTCGGCCGAGGCCCTCCAGTAA
- the STX10 gene encoding syntaxin-10 isoform X1 has protein sequence MATRRAEARASEASLSTLASREVQKAVNTARGLYQRWCELLQEDAAVGREELDWTTNELRNGLRSIEWDLEDLEETIDILGANPGKFKLPAGDLQERKVFVERMREAVQDMKDHMVSPAAIAFMERNKREMLTGKPAAPKSSSDLLDASMTAATSRYIEEQQATQQLIMDQQNQQLEMVSGSIRVLKHMSGRVGEELDEQGVMLDAFAHEMDHTQSRMDGVLRKMAKVSHMTNDRRQWCAIVVLLGVLLLVLILLFSL, from the exons ATGGCCACGAGGAGGGCGGAAGCGCGGGCCTCCGAGGCCTCTCTTTCTACCCTGGCGTCCCG CGAGGTGCAGAAGGCGGTGAACACCGCCCGCGGGCTGTACCAGCGCTGGTGCGAGCTCCTGCAAGAGGACGCGGCGGTCGGACGCGAGGAGCTGGACTGGACGACCAATGAACTGCGGAATGGCCTGCGCAGCATCGAGTGGGACCTCGAGGACCTGGAGGAGACCATCGATATCCTGGGGG CCAACCCGGGAAAGTTCAAGCTCCCAGCCGGAGACCTGCAGGAGAGAAAGGTGTTCGTGGAGCGGATGCGGGAGGCAGTCCAG GATATGAAGGACCATATGGTCAGCCCGGCAGCCATAGCCTTTATGGAGAGGAATAAGAGAGAG ATGCTGACAGGCAAGCCAGCCGCCCCAAAGTCATCCAGCGACCTGCTGGACGCCAGCATGACCGCAGCCACCTCTCGTTACATTGAGGAGCAGCAGGCCACACAGCAG CTGATCATGGACCAACAGAATCAACAGCTGGAAATGGTGTCCGGGAGCATCCGGGTTCTGAAGCACATGTCTGGCCGTGTTGGGGAGGAGCTGGATGAGCAGGGCGT CATGCTGGATGCCTTTGCTCACGAGATGGACCACACCCAGTCCCGGATGGATGGGGTCCTCAGGAAGATGGCCAAAGTATCCCACATGACGAACG ATCGCCGGCAGTGGTGTGCCATCGTCGTGCTGCTGGGGGTGCTTCTTCTGGTTCTCATCCTGCTCTTCTCCCTCTGA
- the IER2 gene encoding immediate early response gene 2 protein, with product MEVQKEAQRIMTLSVWKMYHSRMQRGGLRLHRSLQLSLVMRSARELYLSAKVEAHEPEVPLPPVRSTDPRLHQLREAEAVAEAAPPDGEQPSPEPMDTREAPGAAETPAPCAPRPTKVSRKRRSSSLSDGGDVGLVPSKKARLEEEEEEAGASSEVPDRLQPPPAQAEGAFPNLARVLQRRFSGLLNCSPAAPPTAPPACEAKPACRPADSMLNVLVRAVVAF from the coding sequence ATGGAGGTGCAGAAGGAGGCTCAACGCATCATGACCCTGTCGGTGTGGAAGATGTACCATTCGCGCATGCAGCGCGGTGGCCTGCGGCTGCACCGGAGTCTGCAGCTGTCGCTGGTCATGCGCAGCGCGCGAGAGCTCTACCTCTCGGCCAAGGTGGAAGCCCACGAGCCCGAGGTGCCCTTGCCGCCCGTCCGCTCCACTGATCCTCGCCTGCACCAGTTGCGGGAAGCGGAAGCTGTAGCCGAGGCAGCGCCCCCCGACGGTGAGCAGCCTTCCCCGGAGCCCATGGACACGCGGGAGGCGCCGGGAGCCGCGGAGACCCCAGCTCCCTGTGCCCCGCGCCCCACTAAAGTCAGCCGCAAGCGGCGGAGCAGCAGCCTGAGTGACGGCGGGGACGTCGGACTGGTCCCAAGCAAGAAAGCCCgtctagaagaagaagaggaggaggcaggggcctcTTCGGAGGTCCCTGATCGCCTGCAGCCACCTCCCGCTCAAGCGGAGGGCGCCTTCCCCAACCTGGCGCGCGTCCTACAGAGGCGCTTCTCTGGCCTCCTGAACTGCAGCCCCGCCGCCCCCCCGACGGCGCCGCCGGCGTGCGAGGCGAAGCCTGCCTGCCGCCCTGCGGACAGCATGCTGAACGTGCTCGTGCGGGCCGTGGTGGCCTTCTGA